The Streptomyces sp. CC0208 genome window below encodes:
- a CDS encoding MFS transporter — MRPRIAVPDSSLTRLRIALTVFFALDGFVFAGWVVRIPAIKEQTGASASALGLALLGVSAGAVITMMLTGRLCRRYGTHRVTVVCAVLLSLSVALPPLTHSAPALGAVLLVFGAAYGSINVAFNSAAVDLVGALRRPVMPSFHAAFSLGGMLGAGLGGLVAGGLSPTWHLFGLTVIGLLVTVVAGRTLLRIEPPTPTPPPTPPTPPTPPQDKPERMSARHLPGNPAPAPPRTRGLVVTFGLIALCTAYGEGALADWSALHLEHDLDATPGVAAVGYSCFALAMTIGRLTGTRLLERLGQTRTLVGGGTTAALGMLLGALAPSVWVALLGFMITGLGLANLFPVAVERAGRLAGPDGVAIASTLGYGGMLLGPPAIGFMADWFSLPAALTSVAALAATAAVIAALTRRAAAG, encoded by the coding sequence ATGCGACCACGCATAGCCGTGCCGGACAGCTCCCTCACCCGACTCCGTATCGCCCTCACCGTCTTCTTCGCCCTCGACGGCTTCGTCTTCGCCGGGTGGGTCGTGCGCATCCCCGCGATCAAGGAGCAGACCGGCGCCTCCGCCAGCGCCCTCGGCCTCGCCCTCCTCGGTGTCTCGGCCGGCGCGGTGATCACCATGATGCTCACGGGACGGCTGTGCCGCCGCTACGGCACCCACCGGGTCACCGTCGTCTGCGCGGTTCTGCTCTCCCTCAGCGTCGCCCTGCCGCCGCTGACCCACTCCGCGCCGGCACTCGGCGCCGTGCTGCTGGTCTTCGGTGCCGCGTACGGCAGCATCAACGTCGCGTTCAACAGCGCCGCCGTCGATCTGGTGGGCGCGCTGCGGCGGCCCGTCATGCCCAGCTTCCACGCGGCCTTCAGCCTGGGCGGAATGCTCGGTGCCGGGCTCGGCGGGCTGGTCGCCGGTGGCCTGTCCCCCACGTGGCACCTGTTCGGTCTCACCGTGATCGGACTGCTGGTCACCGTTGTCGCGGGCCGCACCCTGCTGCGCATCGAGCCCCCGACGCCCACGCCGCCCCCGACGCCCCCGACGCCCCCGACGCCCCCGCAGGACAAGCCGGAGCGGATGTCCGCACGTCACCTCCCGGGCAACCCCGCCCCCGCCCCTCCCCGCACCCGCGGCCTCGTCGTCACCTTCGGCCTGATCGCCCTGTGCACGGCCTACGGAGAGGGAGCCCTGGCCGATTGGAGTGCCCTGCATCTGGAGCACGACCTGGACGCCACGCCTGGTGTCGCGGCGGTCGGTTACTCGTGTTTCGCGCTGGCCATGACCATCGGCCGGCTGACCGGCACCAGGCTGCTCGAACGACTCGGCCAGACCCGCACGCTCGTGGGCGGCGGCACCACCGCCGCGCTCGGCATGCTGCTCGGCGCCCTCGCCCCCTCCGTCTGGGTGGCGCTGCTCGGCTTCATGATCACTGGGCTCGGGCTGGCCAACCTCTTCCCCGTCGCCGTCGAGCGTGCGGGCAGGCTGGCCGGGCCCGACGGGGTCGCCATCGCCTCCACCCTCGGCTACGGCGGGATGCTCCTCGGCCCGCCCGCCATCGGCTTCATGGCCGACTGGTTCTCTCTCCCCGCCGCCCTCACCAGCGTCGCGGCACTCGCCGCCACCGCCGCGGTCATCGCAGCGCTGACCCGACGCGCGGCAGCGGGCTGA
- a CDS encoding AraC family transcriptional regulator, which translates to MAGAGAGAGAGAVEIARLGGLWRVTRPWHPGLRPYLRSYVGYWEAVATPYEARLVPTGRATLLISLAEPFSQVRRLGVRGGGSGRIGSLVVGLEDRPAICTHPGGQEAIRVEFTPLGAYRLFGMPMSELTNLAVDIRDVLGPGAGVLVERMTAAPDWAARFDLLDAALLTRLEDGPLPAPEVAQAWHLLSGSAGAIPIARIAAEVGWSQGYLSRRFTQQIGLAPKASARVLRFRRAVALLGRGAVSLAEVSAACGFYDQAHLNREFRAIAGTTPGRMVAARRVEGAMALSGSAHSSKTATAAGR; encoded by the coding sequence ATGGCGGGTGCGGGTGCGGGTGCGGGTGCCGGTGCGGTCGAGATCGCGCGGCTCGGTGGGCTGTGGCGGGTGACACGGCCCTGGCATCCGGGGTTACGGCCGTACTTACGCAGCTACGTCGGTTACTGGGAAGCGGTGGCCACCCCGTACGAGGCTCGACTGGTGCCGACCGGGCGGGCGACCTTGTTGATCAGTCTCGCGGAGCCGTTCTCGCAGGTGCGGCGGTTGGGTGTGCGGGGCGGGGGCAGCGGGCGTATCGGGTCGCTCGTGGTGGGGCTGGAGGACCGGCCGGCGATCTGTACCCATCCAGGCGGCCAGGAGGCGATCCGGGTGGAGTTCACGCCACTGGGCGCGTACCGGCTGTTCGGCATGCCGATGAGTGAGTTGACGAACCTGGCCGTCGATATACGGGACGTGCTGGGGCCCGGGGCCGGCGTGCTGGTGGAGCGGATGACGGCCGCGCCGGACTGGGCCGCCAGGTTCGACCTGCTGGACGCGGCCCTGCTCACCCGGCTCGAGGACGGCCCGCTGCCCGCGCCCGAGGTGGCGCAGGCATGGCACCTGCTCTCCGGGAGCGCGGGGGCGATCCCGATCGCCCGGATCGCCGCCGAAGTGGGCTGGAGCCAGGGGTACTTGAGCCGGCGGTTCACCCAGCAGATCGGGCTCGCTCCCAAGGCGTCCGCGCGGGTGCTCCGCTTCCGCCGCGCCGTTGCGTTGCTCGGTCGCGGGGCCGTGAGCCTGGCCGAGGTCTCCGCGGCCTGCGGCTTCTACGACCAGGCGCACCTCAACCGCGAGTTCCGGGCCATCGCCGGGACCACGCCAGGGCGGATGGTGGCCGCGCGCCGGGTGGAGGGGGCGATGGCTCTGTCCGGGAGTGCACATTCTTCCAAGACCGCGACGGCGGCGGGCCGATAA